Proteins encoded together in one Campylobacter concisus window:
- a CDS encoding disulfide oxidoreductase, which translates to MSFFKKMAKFQDSRISWAILVFVSVALVVIAHSLFQNYAYMPPCEQCVYIRFAFLCMALGGVIAMINPKNLLFALIGYVFAFWGAVQGIMYSVKLAKIHDAVHGDDPFGVQGCSTEPHYPFGLPLEKWAPDWFMPTGDCGYDSPMVPDGVVLSDLQKSIVDLYADGWYLVPSSKFMSMADCTLLGFSVCFVVLALMLVSKLLSFLK; encoded by the coding sequence ATGAGCTTTTTTAAAAAAATGGCTAAATTTCAAGACTCACGCATCTCTTGGGCGATCTTAGTCTTTGTAAGCGTTGCACTTGTCGTTATTGCGCACTCGCTCTTTCAAAACTACGCTTATATGCCTCCTTGCGAGCAGTGCGTCTATATACGTTTTGCATTTTTATGTATGGCGCTTGGCGGCGTGATCGCTATGATAAATCCTAAAAATTTACTATTTGCTCTAATTGGCTATGTCTTCGCCTTTTGGGGAGCGGTACAGGGCATAATGTATAGTGTAAAGCTAGCTAAAATTCACGATGCAGTTCATGGTGATGATCCTTTTGGTGTGCAGGGTTGCTCGACTGAGCCACACTATCCATTTGGTTTGCCGCTTGAGAAGTGGGCGCCTGACTGGTTTATGCCAACAGGAGACTGCGGATATGACAGCCCTATGGTGCCTGATGGCGTGGTGCTAAGTGATTTGCAAAAGAGCATAGTTGATCTTTATGCGGACGGCTGGTATCTTGTGCCTTCATCTAAATTTATGTCGATGGCTGATTGCACGCTACTTGGGTTTAGTGTTTGTTTTGTAGTGCTTGCACTTATGCTCGTTTCAAAGCTTTTATCCTTTTTAAAATGA
- a CDS encoding thiol:disulfide interchange protein, which yields MSFLSKFSKAIFAVAVAGAISASAFSEGEDYVKLEKPLSAGQNTLVKIFSYACPFCYKYDKSVTPKVVEKIPGLKYEPFHLKTKGDYGEVASKVFAVLIVMDEAKGVSLFDENSLFKKAKFAYYKAYHDKKERWSDGKDAEGFLKTGLEAAGVSKADYEKELANPKVTELLKKWDESYDVAKIQGVPAFVVNGKYLIMTKSISSLDGMAALIEELLKK from the coding sequence ATGAGTTTTCTATCTAAATTTAGTAAGGCTATCTTTGCCGTTGCAGTTGCTGGAGCGATCAGTGCTAGTGCATTTAGCGAGGGTGAGGACTATGTCAAGCTTGAAAAGCCACTAAGCGCGGGACAAAATACGCTAGTTAAAATTTTTAGCTACGCTTGCCCATTTTGCTACAAGTACGACAAGAGCGTCACTCCAAAGGTAGTTGAGAAAATTCCTGGACTAAAATACGAACCATTTCACCTAAAGACAAAGGGCGATTATGGCGAGGTTGCGAGCAAGGTTTTTGCCGTGCTTATCGTTATGGACGAGGCAAAGGGAGTGAGCTTGTTTGATGAAAATTCGCTATTTAAAAAGGCTAAATTTGCCTACTATAAGGCTTATCACGACAAAAAAGAGCGCTGGAGCGATGGCAAAGACGCTGAGGGTTTTTTAAAGACTGGACTTGAGGCTGCTGGCGTTAGTAAGGCTGATTATGAAAAAGAGCTAGCTAATCCAAAAGTGACTGAGCTACTTAAAAAGTGGGATGAGAGCTATGACGTGGCTAAAATTCAAGGCGTGCCAGCATTTGTCGTAAATGGCAAATATCTCATCATGACAAAATCAATTAGCTCGCTTGACGGCATGGCAGCACTCATCGAAGAGCTTCTTAAAAAATAA
- a CDS encoding carboxymuconolactone decarboxylase gives MTLTYNAKKIYENWFDSKSELEESNASFLEDYLNFLGDIGDKINIDEQTRLLVIVASLCVSGGAKSSFKSFVRAALNVGISAKEIREILYQAVPYAGLGKVEDCIFLADEIFNERYIELENMPKKSREGRGERGLEIQRKLFPAVDKFIASMPNDQKHIMEFLSQNCFGDFYARDGLSLELRELLTFVYITTLGFAKPQLLGHIAANFGIGNDRAKLISVVTTLIPFIGYPSALNALSAINEISSSKN, from the coding sequence ATGACACTAACTTACAATGCAAAGAAAATTTATGAAAATTGGTTTGACTCAAAAAGTGAGCTTGAAGAGAGCAATGCTAGCTTTTTAGAGGATTATTTAAATTTTTTAGGTGATATCGGCGATAAGATAAACATCGACGAACAAACAAGGCTTTTGGTTATCGTCGCCTCTCTTTGCGTGAGTGGAGGCGCAAAAAGCTCATTTAAAAGCTTCGTTAGAGCTGCTTTAAATGTAGGCATATCAGCAAAAGAGATAAGAGAAATTTTATATCAAGCAGTGCCTTATGCTGGGCTTGGCAAGGTAGAAGATTGTATATTTTTAGCTGATGAAATTTTTAATGAGCGCTATATAGAGCTCGAAAATATGCCTAAAAAATCAAGAGAGGGCAGAGGTGAGCGAGGCCTTGAGATACAAAGAAAACTTTTCCCAGCGGTTGATAAATTTATCGCATCAATGCCAAATGATCAAAAACATATAATGGAGTTTTTATCGCAAAACTGCTTTGGCGATTTTTATGCAAGAGATGGGCTTAGTTTAGAGCTTAGGGAGCTTTTGACATTTGTCTATATCACGACTCTTGGCTTTGCAAAGCCACAGCTTTTAGGACACATTGCCGCAAATTTTGGTATCGGTAACGATAGAGCTAAGCTAATAAGCGTTGTTACAACTCTTATACCATTTATAGGCTATCCAAGTGCTTTAAACGCATTATCAGCAATAAATGAGATAAGTTCTAGTAAAAATTAA